A region of Nostoc sp. 'Peltigera membranacea cyanobiont' N6 DNA encodes the following proteins:
- a CDS encoding PIN domain-containing protein — MENQDKGNKREMLYRNSLYPHAESIFSFRPKSVEEIKDDCFIVIDTNSLLVPYTTGKASLEQINKIYRLLVDSNRLVIPGQVAREFAEHRVTKLKDLYQQISRKKSSLALGNYPLMEGLEPYQKAIEIEENLNDKIREYNKCISEILENISQWYWNDPVSVMYSSLFAQEVVHDIEIDESRLRQRIQKDCEYKLPPGYKDARKPDDGAGDVIIWYTILELGQNHKKSVIFVSLDQKPDWWSQSEGRPLYPRFELIEEFRRVSEGQSFHILKFSSFLDLYGASKEVIEEVRKEEIQARIEQLQSSPKTNLILLASEIERELRYLIASMGLLEKSQGRFLADVKLLEPYGFTEIEKANYFWSVRNKSVHGQEVDSNDISLAVESALSLLESLQSIPHEVHIVYHPGVLVYSDPDCTRVQESVKAVILETRRHPSDAFVGFIIFPTTLTRFTKGKIVSWEWNMNKVWEAAWYRDPDTNEIKSAWASSAEFVGRDLDNLR, encoded by the coding sequence ATGGAGAACCAAGACAAAGGCAACAAGAGAGAGATGCTTTATCGCAATTCTTTGTATCCTCATGCTGAGAGTATCTTTTCTTTTCGCCCTAAATCAGTAGAGGAAATTAAAGACGACTGTTTTATTGTAATTGATACTAATTCGTTACTGGTTCCCTATACGACAGGCAAAGCAAGTCTAGAACAAATAAATAAAATATATAGATTGCTAGTTGATAGTAATCGCTTAGTTATCCCCGGACAAGTAGCACGCGAGTTTGCAGAACATAGGGTCACGAAATTAAAAGATTTATATCAGCAAATATCAAGAAAAAAATCTTCACTGGCTTTAGGTAATTACCCATTAATGGAAGGATTAGAGCCATATCAAAAAGCTATTGAGATCGAAGAAAACTTAAATGATAAAATTCGTGAGTACAACAAATGTATAAGTGAGATATTGGAGAATATTAGCCAATGGTATTGGAATGATCCTGTCAGTGTTATGTACAGTTCTCTTTTTGCCCAAGAAGTTGTGCATGATATTGAAATTGATGAATCTCGGTTAAGACAAAGAATACAAAAGGATTGTGAGTATAAGCTTCCACCAGGATACAAAGATGCTAGAAAACCGGATGACGGAGCTGGTGATGTAATAATCTGGTACACAATTCTAGAACTTGGACAAAACCATAAAAAGAGTGTGATTTTCGTTTCCTTAGATCAAAAACCAGACTGGTGGAGTCAGAGCGAGGGTCGTCCACTATATCCTCGCTTTGAACTTATTGAAGAATTTCGTCGTGTCTCAGAAGGTCAATCTTTTCACATACTCAAATTCTCATCTTTTTTAGACTTATATGGGGCGAGCAAAGAAGTTATTGAAGAAGTCAGGAAAGAGGAAATTCAAGCTCGAATTGAACAGTTGCAGTCATCTCCTAAAACTAATTTAATACTACTGGCATCTGAAATAGAAAGAGAGCTTCGATACTTAATTGCTAGTATGGGACTTTTGGAGAAGTCTCAAGGTAGATTCTTAGCTGATGTCAAGCTTTTGGAACCTTATGGTTTTACTGAAATAGAAAAAGCTAATTACTTCTGGTCAGTACGTAATAAAAGTGTTCATGGGCAGGAGGTAGATTCAAATGATATTTCATTAGCAGTAGAGAGTGCTTTATCTCTTCTGGAAAGTCTTCAATCAATCCCGCATGAAGTTCATATAGTTTATCATCCAGGGGTTTTAGTCTATTCTGATCCAGACTGTACAAGAGTTCAAGAGTCTGTCAAAGCAGTAATACTTGAAACAAGAAGGCATCCAAGCGATGCTTTCGTTGGGTTTATTATTTTCCCGACAACTCTTACACGTTTTACAAAG
- a CDS encoding N-acetylmuramoyl-L-alanine amidase, whose protein sequence is MKKLLGLVILSCIFTSSIALAEPSLVVVFPETNYQTSSEKIFFLGTAPPDGQVLINSKPITRSKAGHFSPSFPLQLGENLFTVRRQNQELKIKVIRLNTNPELPQGVAFAKDSLTPAVDIARLPGEPICFSAIAPPNANVSVTLANQTIALSPQPQQAQLPSNLAALTGQNQPHAQSSVGDYQGCTTVATAADLGKPQFQLTLNGKTIAQTGSGKIQILSRAELPISEVTVESGVARTGPSTDYSRLTPLPKGTRATVTGREGEWLRLDYGAWINSQETRILPNAIPPQTIIRSVGYRQLPGATEIVFPLQVPVPVSVQQSEQAIALTLYNTTAQTDIIRLDDDPLISRLDWQQEAPERVKYTFNLKKAQQWGYKLRYDGTTLVLALRHPPKIGNTRRKPLANFKIVLDPGHGGKETGASGPTGYLEKDVNLVVSKLLRDDLVKRGATVVMTREDDRELSLAERQAIISREEPAIALSIHHNSLPDNGDAEKTKGFGTFWYQPQAHNLAMFLQKYVVKKLGRPSYGVFWDNLALTRPTAAPSVLLELGFMSNPDEFEQVVNPKEQKKMADAIAQGITEWFKSVR, encoded by the coding sequence GTGAAAAAACTTTTAGGATTAGTAATATTAAGCTGTATTTTTACATCCTCCATAGCATTGGCAGAGCCATCTCTTGTAGTCGTTTTTCCCGAAACAAACTACCAGACGAGTTCCGAAAAAATCTTTTTTTTGGGAACTGCACCACCAGATGGTCAGGTTTTGATCAATAGTAAGCCAATTACTCGCAGCAAAGCCGGTCATTTTTCCCCTAGTTTCCCCTTGCAGTTGGGGGAGAATCTTTTTACTGTGCGTCGCCAAAATCAAGAACTTAAGATTAAGGTGATTCGGCTGAACACTAACCCGGAACTACCACAGGGGGTAGCCTTTGCGAAAGATTCTTTGACTCCCGCAGTTGACATTGCCAGATTACCGGGAGAACCAATTTGTTTTAGCGCGATCGCACCCCCTAACGCCAATGTCTCTGTAACCCTGGCTAATCAAACTATTGCTCTTTCACCCCAACCTCAACAGGCACAACTACCAAGTAATTTGGCAGCTTTAACAGGGCAAAATCAGCCTCATGCCCAGTCTAGCGTAGGCGATTATCAAGGTTGTACCACAGTGGCAACAGCTGCCGATCTGGGAAAACCTCAATTTCAACTAACGCTGAATGGCAAAACCATCGCTCAAACAGGATCTGGTAAAATTCAAATCCTTTCAAGAGCAGAGTTGCCAATTTCTGAGGTTACAGTAGAGTCAGGCGTTGCTCGCACTGGCCCAAGCACCGATTATTCTCGACTCACACCACTGCCCAAAGGCACACGTGCCACAGTAACAGGTAGAGAAGGTGAATGGTTACGCCTAGACTATGGTGCTTGGATTAATAGTCAGGAAACCCGCATTCTTCCTAATGCAATTCCGCCACAGACAATAATTCGCAGTGTCGGATACCGTCAACTCCCTGGTGCCACAGAGATAGTTTTCCCCTTACAAGTTCCCGTACCTGTGAGCGTGCAACAAAGTGAGCAAGCGATCGCTCTCACTCTTTACAATACCACTGCCCAAACTGACATTATTCGTCTGGATGATGACCCCCTAATTTCTCGCCTAGATTGGCAACAGGAAGCTCCAGAACGAGTAAAATACACCTTTAACCTCAAAAAAGCTCAACAGTGGGGATATAAGCTGAGATATGACGGTACAACCCTGGTTTTGGCTTTGCGTCATCCGCCTAAAATCGGGAACACAAGACGCAAGCCTTTAGCTAATTTCAAGATTGTACTCGATCCAGGGCATGGCGGTAAAGAAACTGGTGCCAGTGGCCCAACTGGATATTTAGAAAAAGATGTGAATTTGGTTGTATCTAAGTTGCTGCGAGACGATTTGGTGAAGCGAGGAGCAACAGTTGTGATGACGCGAGAAGACGATCGCGAACTTTCCCTAGCAGAACGTCAGGCAATTATTAGTCGAGAAGAACCTGCGATCGCACTTTCCATACATCACAATTCTCTACCCGATAATGGCGATGCCGAAAAAACCAAAGGATTCGGCACTTTTTGGTATCAACCCCAAGCCCACAACTTGGCAATGTTTTTACAGAAATATGTAGTTAAAAAACTTGGTAGACCTTCATACGGTGTGTTTTGGGATAACCTAGCGCTGACACGTCCGACAGCTGCGCCATCGGTGTTACTGGAATTGGGCTTTATGAGTAATCCTGATGAATTTGAGCAGGTAGTGAACCCAAAAGAACAGAAAAAAATGGCTGATGCGATCGCTCAGGGGATTACTGAGTGGTTTAAGAGTGTGCGGTAA
- a CDS encoding helix-turn-helix domain-containing protein has protein sequence MGNENNVYVSSENVFADLGLPNPEERLVKAELARKISEIIAARKLTQVQAGEILGIDQPKVSSLIRGRLSGFSIDRLINYLNSLGNDVEITIKPKPENRPIGRETVVC, from the coding sequence ATGGGCAATGAAAATAATGTTTATGTTAGTAGTGAGAATGTGTTTGCTGATTTAGGATTACCCAATCCCGAAGAAAGACTAGTCAAAGCCGAACTTGCCCGTAAAATTAGTGAGATAATTGCTGCTCGGAAATTAACACAAGTGCAAGCTGGTGAAATTTTAGGAATTGATCAGCCGAAAGTTTCTTCATTAATTAGAGGACGATTAAGCGGGTTTTCAATTGATAGATTGATTAACTATCTGAATAGTTTGGGTAATGATGTAGAAATCACAATTAAACCCAAACCTGAAAATCGCCCAATCGGACGTGAAACAGTAGTCTGTTAA
- a CDS encoding DUF2283 domain-containing protein, with product MKISYDQETDSLYIRLVDGYHECRTLRFNDEIALNIGAGEVLVGVEILDAKEVIGSGQLPQVVLENIPFQIVSTAA from the coding sequence ATGAAAATTAGTTATGACCAAGAAACTGACTCTCTTTATATTCGCCTAGTCGATGGATATCATGAATGTCGTACTTTGCGATTCAATGATGAAATAGCACTAAATATTGGTGCGGGTGAAGTTTTAGTTGGTGTAGAAATTCTTGATGCAAAAGAGGTTATTGGATCGGGTCAGTTGCCACAAGTTGTTCTAGAAAATATCCCATTTCAGATTGTATCAACGGCAGCTTGA